One Streptomyces sp. R28 DNA window includes the following coding sequences:
- a CDS encoding sugar ABC transporter substrate-binding protein, translated as MITPESSMPSAASRRRFLALSAGALATTALAAAGCSAPEKAAASAKPASSGGKELTKIGLDYPFTQLPLYSTLVKLSTAEAKKHGSSLITTSDNANADTQASNLNTWIAQKVPAIVSFPMVFEAMEAVAQRAMEAGLIWVTYGGSLEHQSADIQFSFREGGTLLGEAAAKWAEENLGGKGKVAFLTDSTIELGRERTKGMVEAFTKAAPGVDVVAQEQAIDPDTALSKAKAILAKHPDLNIVLGITDAAAYGAYKALQQTGRAKDDAKTFVGGQDGSAPSLLAIKQGSFYRASAALAPNDLAAAIVDVPLAVAAGKANPSAQVPINLVQRGDTARIDDLLAQNA; from the coding sequence ATGATCACTCCTGAGTCCAGCATGCCTTCCGCCGCCTCCCGCAGACGGTTCCTCGCTCTGTCCGCCGGAGCACTGGCCACCACGGCGCTGGCCGCGGCCGGCTGTTCGGCGCCGGAGAAGGCGGCGGCCTCGGCCAAGCCCGCATCCTCAGGGGGCAAGGAGCTGACGAAGATCGGACTCGACTACCCCTTCACACAGCTCCCGCTCTACTCCACGCTGGTCAAGCTGTCCACGGCCGAGGCGAAGAAGCACGGCAGCTCCCTGATCACCACGAGCGACAACGCCAACGCCGACACGCAGGCCTCCAACCTCAACACCTGGATCGCGCAGAAGGTCCCGGCGATCGTCTCTTTCCCGATGGTGTTCGAGGCCATGGAGGCCGTCGCGCAGCGGGCCATGGAGGCGGGCCTGATCTGGGTCACCTACGGCGGATCGCTGGAGCACCAGAGCGCCGACATCCAGTTCAGCTTCCGTGAGGGCGGAACCCTGCTGGGCGAGGCGGCGGCGAAGTGGGCCGAGGAGAACCTCGGGGGCAAGGGCAAGGTCGCCTTCCTCACCGACAGCACCATCGAGCTGGGCCGCGAGCGCACCAAGGGCATGGTCGAGGCGTTCACCAAGGCCGCTCCCGGCGTGGACGTGGTCGCGCAGGAACAGGCAATCGACCCCGACACCGCCTTGTCCAAGGCCAAGGCCATCCTCGCCAAGCACCCCGACCTCAACATCGTCCTCGGTATCACCGACGCCGCCGCGTACGGCGCCTACAAGGCCCTGCAGCAGACGGGCCGCGCCAAGGACGACGCCAAGACCTTCGTCGGCGGACAGGACGGCTCCGCGCCCTCCCTCCTCGCGATCAAGCAGGGTTCCTTCTACCGGGCCTCCGCTGCCCTGGCCCCGAACGATCTCGCCGCCGCCATCGTCGACGTCCCGCTCGCGGTCGCCGCGGGCAAGGCCAACCCCAGCGCCCAGGTGCCGATCAACCTCGTGCAGCGCGGCGACACGGCCAGGATCGATGACCTGCTCGCCCAGAACGCCTAG